A portion of the Flavobacteriales bacterium genome contains these proteins:
- a CDS encoding cupin domain-containing protein, with protein MKALNINESFKKINEFWSPRIISSVENCYVKLARVKGDDIPFHTHENEDELFIIHRGSLVLEFENSSIELNEGDVYLVEKGIAHKPVAKEVCEIILIEKKTTAHTGDNDVEMTRSLEEQMRPLE; from the coding sequence ATGAAAGCATTAAATATCAATGAATCATTTAAAAAGATTAATGAGTTTTGGTCACCAAGAATTATATCAAGTGTTGAAAATTGCTATGTGAAGTTAGCAAGAGTGAAGGGTGATGATATTCCTTTTCATACACATGAGAACGAGGATGAACTTTTCATAATTCATAGAGGAAGTTTGGTTTTAGAATTTGAAAATAGTTCTATAGAATTAAACGAAGGCGATGTCTATCTTGTAGAAAAGGGAATAGCTCATAAACCTGTTGCGAAAGAAGTCTGTGAAATAATATTGATTGAGAAAAAAACAACAGCTCATACTGGTGATAATGATGTTGAAATGACTAGAAGTCTAGAAGAACAAATGAGACCACTAGAATAG